The Bacillaceae bacterium IKA-2 DNA window CCCGTTTCGACACTCGCAGTTATGTTTTTCGTTCCGACGACTGCTGGTATTTCCATGGTTCTAGCCATAATCGCTGAATGTGATGTTCTTCCACCAATATTAGTAGTAAAGCCTTTTACATATCTCCTATCTAACTCAGCTGTATCAGAAGGGGTTAAATCTTCTGCAATCACAATCACTTCTTCGGATATCAAACTAGGATTGGTCATCGTGACACCGGTAAGATGACCTAAAACTCGCTTCGTCACATCACGAATATCCGCGGATCGTTCTTTCATATATTCATTATCCATGTTTTCAAACATTGTGATAAAAAAATTAGCCACTTCGTTTAATGCATACTCAGCATTTAGTTCTTCGCTGGTAATTTTATTAATGACAGCGTCTACTAATTCTGGATCGCTCAGTACTAATAAATGAGCTGAAAATATTTCTGCTTTATCTTCGCCTAATTCAGCAAGTGCCTTTTTTCTAATTATTTCTATCTCTTGCTTAGATTTCTGCAACGCCTCTTGAAATTTATTAATTTCCTCTTCAAAAGACGTTACATGCTTTTGTTCGATCTTGAATTCTTGATGGACTAGTTTAAACGCTTTTGCAATGACAATTCCAGGAGAAGCTGCAATGCCGTTTATTTTTTTTGACATTATTCTCCTAAACCGCCTTTAATAACTTCTTCTAATGCAACTAAAGCCGCTTCAGCATCAGACCCTACACATTTAATCTCAACCTCTGCTCCTTTGCCTACTCCTAAAGACATAACACCCATAATTGACTTTAAATTAACTGACTTCCCTTTATATTCTAAAGTGATTTCTGACTCGAATTGGCCTGCTTTGTTAACCAATTGTGTTGCTGGTCTAGCATGAATTCCTGTTTCACTAGTAATTTTAAATGTTTTTTTCATCATCTTTATCTTCACTCCTAAGAAATATTTTGTCCTACCCTAAAAACTCAGATAATTTAGAGGTTGGCTATATAGCTATTAAACCATACATCCACTGTTTTAACATTATTCTTTTACTCCCTTCTTCCAAAAACCTAACATTAATGCTGTAATTGCCGCGCCAATTAGGATCGCTACAATATACATAAATGGATTACCACTCACTAGTGGAATGACGAACAAGCCACCGTGTGGAGCAGGTAAACCAATTCCAAACACCATTGTTAACGCTCCTGCTACTGCCGAACCGACAACAATTGACGGGATTACTCGTCCGGGGTCAGCAGCCGCAAACGGGATCGCTCCCTCTGTAATAAAAGATGCCCCCATAATATAGTTTGTCTTTCCAGCCTCTTTTTCAGCCTTCGTAAACTTATTTTTAAAAAATGTTGTTGCGAATGCAATACCTAGCGGTGGAACCATTCCACCAGCCATAACAGCTGCATGTGGAGCTAAGTTTCCTGCATCAATCATTGCAATACCAAATGTGAATGCCGCTTTATTAATTGGACCACCCATATCAATGGCCATCATACCACCTAAAATTAATCCTAATAATACTAAGTTACTTGTTCCCATTCCACCTAACCAGTTCTCCATTGCTGTATTTAAAGCAACTACTGGTTCCATAACAATGAACAACATGACCATGCCTGTAATTAAAATTCCAAATAACGGATAAAGTAAAACTGGTTTAATACCTTCTAACGTCTTTGGCAGCCCACTAAATGCTTTTCTAAGTCCTAAAACCACATATCCTGCTAAGAAACCAGCAATTAAACCTCCCAAAAATCCAGCGCCGCCGCTCGCTGCCATAAGTCCACCGACCATGCCAGGTGCAAAACCAGGACGGTTAGCAATACTCATTGCAATAAAACCAGCTAAGACAGGGATCATTAGTCCAAAGGCATTTCCACCACCGATTGTCATTAACGCTTCTGCAATTGGATGATACGACGAATGTTCAGGGTCAAAAGCCTCAATACCAAAAATAAACGATAGTGCTATTAAAATACCACCACCAACAACAAATGGCAACATGTTTGAAACACCGTTCATGATGTGCTTGTAGAAGCCTGATTTCCCTTTACTACCATCTTCACTAGAACTATTCGAACTACCTGAACCGCGATAAATTGGTGCATCTTGTTTACTAGCTCTTTCGATTAGTTCTTGAGGTTTACGGATACCATCAGCTACTGGAACTTGAATGACATGCTTACCATCAAAACGGTCCATTTCAACCGCAGTATCAGCGGCGACGATAATTGCAATTGCCTCTTTTATTTCCGAAGCCGTAAGTTCATTTTCAACGCCACCAGAACCATTCGTTTCTACCTTGATGTCAAAACCTAATTCTTTACCCTTGGCTTTCAACGAGTCGGCGGCCATAAAAGTATGGGCGATGCCTGTGGGACAAGCGGTTACAGCTAAAATTTTTGCTTTTTTCTTAGTATTAATTTTCTCTTCTTTTTCTTTTTCTGCCTCTTTTTCGTTGATCGCACTTACTACTTCATCAATCGTTGTAGCATTTTCTAATTTTTTACGAAATTCCTTATCCATCAAAAAGCTAGATAGACGGGACAGCGTTTGTAAATGAGCATTATTTGCTCCTTCACTAGCCGCGATCATAAAAAACAAGTGACTTGGTTGTCCATCAAGTGCTTCATAATCAATTCCTGATTTAGAGCGTCCAAAAACAATTGCTGGTGTTTTAACGGCACTTGTTTTTGCGTGTGGAATCGCAATTCCTTCGCCAATTCCCGTTGTACTTTGTGCTTCACGAGCTAAAATATCTTCTTTAAATTTCTTAGGATCTTTAAGCTTCCCTGCTTTGTCTAGTTTTCTAATTAACTCGTCAATGACAGCCTCTTTTGAACTAGCTTGCAAGTTTAATTCAATCGTATCAGCTGTTAATAAATCTGTTATTTTCATAATTTATTCCCTCCTCAGTTTACGATCTCAATTTTTATTTCAGGTAAAAGTTTTTCTAAGTTGTTTTTATTGCATAAATCACTAGAAAATGCGGTTGCACTTCCAGCAGCAATTCCATATTTAAACGCTTCAAGATAATTTTCATTTTCAACGTATGAAGCGATAAAGCCTGCAACGAGTGAGTCCCCTGCACCGACTGAGTTTTTCAATTGTCCTTTAGGAACATTTGCATAAGCTGAAATCTCTTTATTTAGCAGTAGTGCACCATCTCCACCTAATGAAACAATAATGTTTTGTGGCCCATTTTCTAGCAACTTCCGCCCATACTTAAGTGCATCTTCTACAGTAGAAATTTCTACGTTAAACAATTCACCTAGTTCATGTTGGTTTGGTTTAATTAAAAATGGTTGATATTTTAAAATTCCTGCGAGTGCCTCACCTGACGTATCGACAATAAAACGAACTTTATTTTCTTTACATTGCGAGAGAATCTTTTGATAAAACTCAGCCGAGATACTTGAAGGTAAACTTCCAGCTAAGATAAAATAGTCTTGCTCTGTCATCACTTGAATTTTCTCAAAAAGTTCTAGCTGTTTTTCTTTTGAAATTGTTGCCCCTTGACCGTTAATTTCTGTTTCGACAGAAGATTTCAATTTCACATTAACTCTGGTTGGTTCATCGACCCATGTGAAATCTTGAAAAACCCCCTCTTCTTTAAGTGAGTTTTTTATGAACTCACCGGTAAAACCACCAACAAAACCTAATGCAGTGGTCTTTACTCCAAGCTTCTTTAAAACTCTAGAAACATTAATTCCTTTACCGCCTGGATAAAAAGCAGTTTTATTTGCTCTATTTAAAGATCCAATCTCGACATTGTCCACCTCGACGACATAATCAATCGATGGATTTAATGTACATGTGTAAATCATGATGTCACTACCTTTATCGTTGTTTTTTCCATAAATGGCGCCAAAATATCTTCATCACTTTCGTTTGTAATAATAACTCCTTGCTTTAGTTCAGTTATTTGAGCAAATGTCACTTCATTAAATTTCGTATGATCACCAAGAATAAAGATTTCTTGTGATAGATTGATCGCACTCTTTTTGATCATTGCTTCCTCCGGGTCAGGCGTTGTAAAACCATATTCACTATGAATACCATTGACTCCGATAAAACATTTATCAAAATGATATTGCTTGATCGCTTCTAAAGCACCTTTTCCTATTAAAGCTCTTGTTTTTTGCTTAATAAAGCCACCAGTTAAATACGTGTCTATGCCTTGCTCTAGAAGCGCATCTAAATGAGTCAACCCATTCGTGACAACCTTAATTTCTTTTGCGGTAATATGTGGAATCATCTGCAAGACTGTTGTTCCTGCATCTAGAAAGATACAATCACCATTTCTAATCAGTGATGCTGCAAACTTTGCAATCATTTCTTTTTCGTTGTAATTTTGCAAAGATTTTTCTGAAATACTTAGTTCTACACTTTTTTGCTTTAGTAACGAAGCTCCGCCATGGACGCGCTTAACTTTCTTTTCATCTTCAAGCTGACTTAAATCTCGACGGATCGTCGATTCAGAGGAAGCAGTAGCATCCACTAATTCTTGAAGCTTAATAACACCTTTTTCATTTATCAAATCTAAGATTATTTGGTGTCTTTCAGGAGTAAGCATTTAATCACCTCCACAAAATGTTTTGATAATTCTTATAAATTTATCATAACGTAAGCCCTTACATAAATCAATCATTATCTTTCATAAACGATCAATTATTTTGTTTTATATTCATATAACGGTCAAAAACAGTCAAATATTATCTTGCTATATCTAGTATGTTTAAAAAAAAAGAAAAAACCCTTATATAAGGGTTCATGTTATGTTTCGTAACGGTGATTTATTAAAAAGGGAAGTACCTTCAAAATTTCCCAAATGTACTTCAGATAATTTAGGAATGATTAAATGGGGGCAAACTACATCAGATGCTAGAACTCATGCATTTGAGGATTAATTAATAGAGAATTTACAAAACAAAAAGTTAAAGGGGATTAAAGGCGATACGCAAATTTGACCAGACGTTTATTTGAAAGGGGGTGAATAGAAATGGCTGAAATAAAAATTTTAGATAACGGTCCATTAGTAGTTGATGGGGCTACTTTCGTTGATGGTGAAGGTAAGAAAATGGAAACCAAAGAACAGGTTTATCTCTGTCGTTGTGGTCTTTCAAGTAATAAACCCTATTGTAATGGCGCTCATAAAGGGAAATTTGAAAGTGAAGTTAGAGCTTAATACTTAAATACATGAAAGTGGACAGTAAATGATTGTCCACTTTTTATTTGATTATCACTACATCAACAAGGGATTCCCCTGTTTCGTCATCTACTTTTGTAAATATATGCGCAGTAATTTCAATCAAATAGCGGTATCGGTATCCTTTATTTCATTTTTATTAACTTCGGGGTAAGTAACTAATTGTCTGCTAATGCTCGTTAGCTTCTTTTTGTGTCTAAATCTTACCCGAAATGCAAGAGCAAAAAATACAATTGCAACTAGAAACGTACTAGTCGCAAAAAACATATAAAGGAATCGAATCGTTTCATTGGCGAATAAGACACCAACTCCATGATAAAAGAGTGGCGAAAAAAATTGCCCGAAAAATAACATGCTTGTGACAATCGCCATCGCTTGAACGGTTTGTGTTTTTGGAACTTGCCGTGACACTTGGTCAAACACCGTTGGAATAATCGAACCAAACCCGAAGCCCATAAATCCAACACCTATTCCGATAAAGAATACCTGGCTTGAATTTCCGAGTACAAAAAAACCAATTGCCATCAGTAATAGTTGGATGGCAATAAAATTAGTTTGTAATAACCGCTTAACACGACCCAATAGTAATCCAGCGAAGAAACCAGTTGCAGTTGCAACCGATATCACAGCTCCTGCATTTTTTGAATTACCAATTCCTTCTTGTTGCATAAACAGAGCCATATTTACAGGGATCGAATAAAATGCTAAGACAATTAAGAACATTGCAGTGCCATAAACATAGAGCTTTTTCGGTAGTCGTTCCAATTTCACTTTTGACAGACTACGATCCGGCTTTGTATGAGGTAAATATAAAAAAACAATAAGTGCAGCGACTATGACTAAACTATAGACGCTAAATGCCACTCGCCAGCTAATTGCCGCTAACATCCCTGACATCAGAAACAAAACTACTCCACCAAGGTTATTTGCCGCACTTACTTGGCCCATTGTAGCTGTTCTCTCTTCATCATCAAAAAAATCTGCCACAAGTGAGGTTGAAATTGGTATCATCAGTCCTACACCAATACCTAAAATAGCACGGAAAAATAAGAGCAGTTCAATCTTTGATACCAATCCTCCTGCTAATCCACCGATTAAGTAAAAAAACATCCCAATAAAAAGAATTTGTTTCTTTGAGAAGCGTCTTGTTAAATAACTAGAAACAAATATAAAAGGGATAATCATCACTGATGGTAATGTTAAAATTAATTTTATTGTTGTATCACTTGCATCGGGAAAGGCCAGTGCAATTGTTCCTAATGCAGGCGATATTGCAGCACCTGCCATAATGGTTAAAAGCGAAACAGAAAGAATCGCCAATTTTAAAAGTAGTTTATTCATCCTCAGCCAACTTTCTGTCTGACTTTTTAGTCGTCCAGTTTGTCGCTAAATTTTTCGAGGCAATCATTTTAAGAACACGCTTCGTTGTCGCAACATCTTCTTTTGATATTCCTTCTGTCGCCTCAACTAATGTCTTTTGGACAAGATTCATTAACTTTCCTTGCTGTTCTTTGCCTACTTCTGTTAAGTAAATCCGTTTACAGCGGTTATCAACAGGATCTTTCTTTCTATAGATAAGCTCTCGAATCAACATATTCTGGATAAGTCGAGACACACTGGCTTGATCTTTCCCTGTACGTTCAGCAAGCTCAAGTTGAGTAAGTCCATTTTCGTTCCATAACAAAACCAAAATCGTCCAATGTTCTGTTGTTACATTGAGGTCATGCTCACAAAAAGTCCGTTGCACACTTTTTGATAAAGACCGACCAGCCCTACTTATAAGAAAACCAAGTGAATCTTCTAACCGATATTCAGACAATGACTTCCCCACCTTTTTTCTAGCTTACTACCAAATTACTTGTTTATGCAAGTAATTAACTGCAGAAAAATGCTGATCAACCAAATCAGCAAGTGGGATGCTTGGATCAAGAAAAGCGCAAGACGTGAAACCTTTATACTTTCCTATAACTCAAAAAAGACCTTCATTTGAATGAATTTCATAATGCAGATTCTGAGCCACTAAGATACTACATATAGTTGAATTAAAAAACTTTCAACTATATGTAGCTTTATGTGGCTAGTTTTTGGTATTATGAAGTTCATTCATTTACAAAAAAAAGTAAATAAAGATCTAATTGATTATATTTCAATAATAATCGGAAGGATCATTGGTTTTTTCCTCGTATCTGAAAATAAATATTGTCCTACCGCTTTTTTTATATTTTTCTTGATACCATTCCATTCATTTTTATTCGCTTCTAGTAGCTCGTTCGTCGTTTTTACAATAAGCCGGTTTACGTTTTTCAGCAATTCTTCGGAGTTTCCAGCATGTACGAAACCACGAGAAATCGTGTCCGGCTCAGAAATGAGTTTTCTTTCCGCTTTACTTATCGTTAAAACAATGACCAGCATTCCATCTTCAGAAAGCTGTTTACGGTCTCGCAGAATAAGGTCTCCAACATCACCAACACCCACACCATCTACATATATATTCCCTACAGGTATTTTTCGAGTCTGACGAGCAACTTTGTTTTCAATGTCTACAACATCACCATTTTTAATGATAAATGTGTCTTCTGGTTCGACGCCAACCATTTCAGCTAATAAACAATGGTGGTGCAGCATTCTATATTCACCGTGAATTGGAATAAAATATTTTGGTCTCATTAATGTAATCATTAGTTTCAAATCTTCCTGATAGCCGTGTCCGGAAACATGCATTCCAAATGAACTTCCTGTTCCGTAAATAACCTTTGCTCCAAGTGCAAATAAGTTGTCAATAATTCGTGAGACATTCTTTTCATTTCCCGGTATTGGACCTGCTGCAAAAATGACTGTATCTTCTCGTGAAATTTCAACGCCTCGAAAGCTTGAGCTAGAAAGGCGAGCAAGAGCCGCCATTGGTTCCCCTTGACTGCCTGTACATAGGATAACTACCTTTTCAGAATCAATTTCGTTGATTTCATCTTGTCCGATTAACATCCCATCTGGAACTTCTAGATATCCACGTTCCATGGCAACCGATACAACATTTACCATGCTTCTGCCGAGCAACGCAACCTTACGATTTGTTTTTTTTGCAGCATCGACTACTTGCTGAACACGACTAATATTTGAAGCGAATGTCGAAATAAAAACTTTTTGCGTCGCCTTCATGAACGCTTCTTCAACATGTTCACCGACAATTTGTTCCGATGGCGTAAAACCTCGTCGTTCAGCATTCGTACTTTCAGACAATAGAAGCAAGACACCTCGTTTACCGATTTCAGCCATTTTATGAATATCTGAATACTCGTTATTTACAGGTGTTAAATCAAACTTAAAGTCTCCAGTATGGACAATATTACCTTCAGGTGTGTTAAAGACAATCCCTAGGCAATCAGGAATACTATGGTTCACTTTGAAAAAATCAATATTTATTTCTGTAAAGTTTAAGGTTGAGTTTGAGTCAATTTCAATTAGTTCCGTTTCCCTAAGGAGTTTATGTTCTTTTAATTTTAACTCAATTAATCCTAGTGTAAAACGGGTTGCATAAACAGGTACATTTAATTTTTTTAAAAAGAATGGGATCCCACCTATATGATCTTCATGTCCATGCGTGAGAATTAATGCTCTGATTTTATCTTTATTTTCTTGCAAGTAAGTAATGTCCGGAAGTATTAAATCAATTCCCAATAAACTTTCATCCGCAAACTTATTTCCACAATCAATGATAATGATTTCATTTGCATATTGAAGTGCATACATATTTTTACCAATTTCATTCATGCCACCTAAGGCAAAAACAGCTAATTTAGTCTTTTCAGTGCTCAAGTTGATACCCTCCCATAATTAATAGTAGTATTAGTATGTCTTTTTAGGATTTTGTTTATTATAATATTGGAAGCGAAAAAGGCACTCAAAAAGTTAATTGTTTTAAGTTTTAAGAAAGCGTATACTTTTTTGTGAAAGGAATTGCTGCTAACATAGAGATGGTAGCAATACACATCGACAAGTAGTCGAATTAAAATACGAGGAGTGTTAACATGAAAAAAGTTATTGTAACAGGCGGAAGTGGTCTTCTTGGTTCTGCAGTAATAACGGAATTTTTGGAACATGGATATGATGTTGTCAATGCAGATATTAAACATCCAGCAGAAGCTCTTTGTAAAACGGTGATTGCAGATTTAACAAACCTTGGTGAAGTATACGGAATATTAGCAGGCGCTGATGCAGTTGTACACCTTGCAGCAATTCCAGTGGCTTACTCACACCCTAACGAAGTGACTTTTCAAAACAATGTTATGTCCACTTATAATATTTTAGAAGCAGCTGGGAATTTAGGTATTAAAAAAGCTGTCATCTCATCAAGTGAATCGTCATACGGCATTTGCTTTTCAAAGCAAAATTTAACACCGCAATATGTACCAATAGATGAAGATCACCCACAATTACCAGAAGAAAGCTATGGGTTATCTAAGATTGTAAATGAAAAAACAGCTGATATGATTAATCAAAGAACTGGTTTACAAGTAGTATCAATGAGATTAGGGAATGTCATTTCTCCTGAGATGTATAAAAATTTTCCTGAGTTCATACATAAGCCTGAGATACGAAAAACGATTCTGTGGAGTTATATAGACGCAAGAGACGCTGCAACAGCTTATCGATTAGCAGTTGAGACAGACGGACTTGGTTCAGTTGTCCTTAATATTGCGGCCGATGATACAAGTATGGATATTGAAAGCAAACAACTAATGGAAACAATCTTTCCAACAGTGAAAAATTTTCGTAAAGATTTATCGGGGTTTGAAACATTATTATGCAATCAAAAAGCTAAAAAGCTATTAAATTGGAAGCCAGTTCATCAGTGGAGAAATTATGTAAAGCTTTAATCGACTACTATGAATATTGCTAACTGCCAGGGGATTATATAGAGAAAAAGCGGCAGTAATGTGATGTTTTCTGATGTTTTCCTGGAATGCCTTATGATCAAGGGAACAATATAAACCTTGCAATAGTCAGCCAAAACGTAGATGATATTAAAGCTTATTTTAATATCATCTACGTTTCTTGCTGTTCCTTTTGTTTTTAAAGCAAAATCACACTTTTAACTTTTACTAAAATCCCCAATTTTATTAAGCTCTTTCATTAAATTCCTCTTTACTTAACCTAATTAAGTTGTTGTTTTATAGGTATAAAAATACTCGGGGTACTTTTTTGTGAGAGTAGAAAAATCTATCGACCTATTTTTGCTTAAAAACTAGCTAACAAAGATCGCGTTTACGATCGTTTTGAGGAAACTTACTTTTCGAATTGAATCCGTGGCTAGTAGGCTCAAGGTGCACCGATCAGTTACTTCGAAGGATTTCCATCATAATTCCAAACCCTCATAAACACGAAAAAACCCTTGTATCCCAAGGGTTTTCATTTTTGCTTTCTTTTGTATTGGTGGGGATTAACTTTTGAAAATCCACTCTTCATAATTATTTATCACTAATAACTGATAGTCCTAATAGAAGTTCCCTTTATGCAAATGTTAACCACCGGAAAGAGGGATTAGGAATTCTAGTTTATATCTAAAAGAGATACAGTTAGTGGCAAGTAATCAAGGTGATCAATTGCTCTTTTAAAAATTTGCTGTTAACCTTTTACAAACACGGTCTTAATAGACGTATAGAATTCAATCGCTGCTTGACCTTGTTCGCGGGAATGTGAACCTGATTGTTTCATCCCACCGAATGGAGCTTGTAGTTCTACTCCCGCACTTTCTGAGTTAATACGAACTAAACCCGCATCCATATCTTTAATAAACGAAAGCATATTCGAGATATTTGTTGTGAAAATTGACGCGCTTAAACCATAAATCGAATCGTTGGCTACTTCAAGCGCTTCCTCAATGGTCTCAACTTTCATTAATACTAATACGGGACCAAAGATTTCTTCTTTTACAATCACCATGTCACGAGTCACATCTTCAAATACGGTTGGTTGGACATAAAAGCCGTTTTCTAAACCTTCTGCTTCATGCTTATTTCCACCGATAAGTAATCTTGCTCCTTCTGCTTTTCCTTTTTCAATATAAGAAAGAACAGTATCGAGCTGATTTTGACTTGCGCATGGCCCCATCCAAACACCTTCAGCAAGCCCGTCTCCGACTTTAATTTGTTTTATTTTTCCTAGTAACTTTTCTTTAAACATATCATAGATTTCACCTTGAATAATGACACGGCTCGTCGCTGTACATTTTTGACCTGTCGAACGAAGACCGCCACTAATCGTTGCTTCAACAGCTAAATCTAGATCAGCGTCATTGGCGACGATAACTGGGTTTTTTCCGCCGACTTCTAATTGGTATTTTGCTCCACGCGCTAATGCACCTTGACCTACTCGCATTCCGACCGCATCAGAACCCGTAAATGTAATGCCGTTCACATCAGGATGATCGATCATGCCTTGACCGATTTGAGATCCAGGACCTGCGACAAAGTTAACGACACCTTCTGGAAGTCCAGCTTCAGCAAAGCACTCTATCACTTTAGCTGCAGTCACTGTTGCTTCTTGAGCTGACTTAAGCACAACTGCATTTCCGTAAATAAGCGCCGGAGCCATTTTCCAGATTGGGATTGCGACTGGAAAGTTCCATGGCGTTATAACTCCAACAACTCCTAATGGAGTTCTCGTCGTAAACATTAGGGCGTCACTATCTGTTGATGGAATAACATCGCCTACTTTACGCATCCCTTCACCAGCATAATAACGTAAGATTGCTACTCCACGTGCTGTTTCACCTTTTGCTTCAGGTAACGTTTTTCCCATTTCTTTTGTCATCGTTTCAGCAATCTCAACTAAGTTCTTTTCTAAAATATTAGCAACCTTAAATAAGAAATCACCTCTTGCGGCACCAGAAAGCTTTTTCCAGCCAATTTGTGCTTTTTTAGCAGCCGCAACAGCTTTGTCTAGATCTTCCTTTGGAGATTTTTGGACATAACCAACAATTATATTTTTGTTAGCTGGATTTATACTTGCCTCCACTTGTTCATTTGAGCTTCCGACCCATTCGCCGTTAATGTAGTTCAAAAATGTTTTCACTTCAGTATTTACAGTCATTTTAAAAATCCTCTCTTTTTCTTCCTTTATAATAAAAGCAAAGTTCTTTTTATTTTTTTAATATTTTAGAATGTTGTTCCAATACGCCAAATTCCAAAATCACGCTGTTTAAAAATATCAGCTTTTGTAAGGCTTCCCACAGCTTACATTTACAATATCAGAAAAGATTCTCTCCCCAACTTGATCATCACCGCACGCTTTACTATTAATTGCCCTGCACCAATTAACACAGTTGTTTCAGCAGAAATAGCAGTTCCCCTAGGGCAGGTTAGCAGGAAAACCAGAGCAAAGATTTAAACCACCACACTTGTTCCATTGATTAGCTCACTATACTACGTGTCAAACTTTATTTAAGCAAATAATGCTCCTTATACAGTTGATAATGATTTAGGAACTTGACTTTTTACCGGATTGTTTAAAATTCCGATATCTGAGATTTCAACTTCAATACGGTCACCGTCTGCTAATGTGAATTCATTAGGTGGTACGATACATGTACCTGTAAGTAAAACAGTACCATCAAAAATTGTATTGTCTTTAATTAGATAGGCTACTAATTCTTCAAATTTTCTTTTTAATTGACCGGTTGACGCCGAACCTTCAACAACTTGTTCCTCATTACGGTAAATTCGGCATTTAATTTCAAATTCATAAGGATTTTTAACAGTTTCAGCTAAACGAATAGCTGGTCCAATTGAACAAGAGTTTTTCCAAACTTTAGCTTGTGGAAGATAAAGTGGATTTTCTCCCTCAATGTCACGACTACTCATATCGTTTCCAGCAAGATAACCAAGAATTTTACCATCCTTGTTAATGACTAAACCAAGCTCGGGCTCAGGAATTTGCCAGTTAGAATCTGTACGAAGACATACGTCTTCGTTTGGCCCTACTGTACGAGCAGCAGTTGATTTAAAGAAAATTTCAGGACGCACTGCATCGTAAACTTTGTCA harbors:
- a CDS encoding fructose-specific PTS transporter subunit EIIC translates to MKITDLLTADTIELNLQASSKEAVIDELIRKLDKAGKLKDPKKFKEDILAREAQSTTGIGEGIAIPHAKTSAVKTPAIVFGRSKSGIDYEALDGQPSHLFFMIAASEGANNAHLQTLSRLSSFLMDKEFRKKLENATTIDEVVSAINEKEAEKEKEEKINTKKKAKILAVTACPTGIAHTFMAADSLKAKGKELGFDIKVETNGSGGVENELTASEIKEAIAIIVAADTAVEMDRFDGKHVIQVPVADGIRKPQELIERASKQDAPIYRGSGSSNSSSEDGSKGKSGFYKHIMNGVSNMLPFVVGGGILIALSFIFGIEAFDPEHSSYHPIAEALMTIGGGNAFGLMIPVLAGFIAMSIANRPGFAPGMVGGLMAASGGAGFLGGLIAGFLAGYVVLGLRKAFSGLPKTLEGIKPVLLYPLFGILITGMVMLFIVMEPVVALNTAMENWLGGMGTSNLVLLGLILGGMMAIDMGGPINKAAFTFGIAMIDAGNLAPHAAVMAGGMVPPLGIAFATTFFKNKFTKAEKEAGKTNYIMGASFITEGAIPFAAADPGRVIPSIVVGSAVAGALTMVFGIGLPAPHGGLFVIPLVSGNPFMYIVAILIGAAITALMLGFWKKGVKE
- the pfkB gene encoding 1-phosphofructokinase; translation: MIYTCTLNPSIDYVVEVDNVEIGSLNRANKTAFYPGGKGINVSRVLKKLGVKTTALGFVGGFTGEFIKNSLKEEGVFQDFTWVDEPTRVNVKLKSSVETEINGQGATISKEKQLELFEKIQVMTEQDYFILAGSLPSSISAEFYQKILSQCKENKVRFIVDTSGEALAGILKYQPFLIKPNQHELGELFNVEISTVEDALKYGRKLLENGPQNIIVSLGGDGALLLNKEISAYANVPKGQLKNSVGAGDSLVAGFIASYVENENYLEAFKYGIAAGSATAFSSDLCNKNNLEKLLPEIKIEIVN
- a CDS encoding phosphocarrier protein HPr, which gives rise to MMKKTFKITSETGIHARPATQLVNKAGQFESEITLEYKGKSVNLKSIMGVMSLGVGKGAEVEIKCVGSDAEAALVALEEVIKGGLGE
- a CDS encoding ribonuclease J, giving the protein MSTEKTKLAVFALGGMNEIGKNMYALQYANEIIIIDCGNKFADESLLGIDLILPDITYLQENKDKIRALILTHGHEDHIGGIPFFLKKLNVPVYATRFTLGLIELKLKEHKLLRETELIEIDSNSTLNFTEINIDFFKVNHSIPDCLGIVFNTPEGNIVHTGDFKFDLTPVNNEYSDIHKMAEIGKRGVLLLLSESTNAERRGFTPSEQIVGEHVEEAFMKATQKVFISTFASNISRVQQVVDAAKKTNRKVALLGRSMVNVVSVAMERGYLEVPDGMLIGQDEINEIDSEKVVILCTGSQGEPMAALARLSSSSFRGVEISREDTVIFAAGPIPGNEKNVSRIIDNLFALGAKVIYGTGSSFGMHVSGHGYQEDLKLMITLMRPKYFIPIHGEYRMLHHHCLLAEMVGVEPEDTFIIKNGDVVDIENKVARQTRKIPVGNIYVDGVGVGDVGDLILRDRKQLSEDGMLVIVLTISKAERKLISEPDTISRGFVHAGNSEELLKNVNRLIVKTTNELLEANKNEWNGIKKNIKKAVGQYLFSDTRKKPMILPIIIEI
- a CDS encoding MFS transporter encodes the protein MNKLLLKLAILSVSLLTIMAGAAISPALGTIALAFPDASDTTIKLILTLPSVMIIPFIFVSSYLTRRFSKKQILFIGMFFYLIGGLAGGLVSKIELLLFFRAILGIGVGLMIPISTSLVADFFDDEERTATMGQVSAANNLGGVVLFLMSGMLAAISWRVAFSVYSLVIVAALIVFLYLPHTKPDRSLSKVKLERLPKKLYVYGTAMFLIVLAFYSIPVNMALFMQQEGIGNSKNAGAVISVATATGFFAGLLLGRVKRLLQTNFIAIQLLLMAIGFFVLGNSSQVFFIGIGVGFMGFGFGSIIPTVFDQVSRQVPKTQTVQAMAIVTSMLFFGQFFSPLFYHGVGVLFANETIRFLYMFFATSTFLVAIVFFALAFRVRFRHKKKLTSISRQLVTYPEVNKNEIKDTDTAI
- a CDS encoding DeoR/GlpR family DNA-binding transcription regulator, with product MLTPERHQIILDLINEKGVIKLQELVDATASSESTIRRDLSQLEDEKKVKRVHGGASLLKQKSVELSISEKSLQNYNEKEMIAKFAASLIRNGDCIFLDAGTTVLQMIPHITAKEIKVVTNGLTHLDALLEQGIDTYLTGGFIKQKTRALIGKGALEAIKQYHFDKCFIGVNGIHSEYGFTTPDPEEAMIKKSAINLSQEIFILGDHTKFNEVTFAQITELKQGVIITNESDEDILAPFMEKTTIKVVTS
- a CDS encoding MarR family transcriptional regulator; translated protein: MSEYRLEDSLGFLISRAGRSLSKSVQRTFCEHDLNVTTEHWTILVLLWNENGLTQLELAERTGKDQASVSRLIQNMLIRELIYRKKDPVDNRCKRIYLTEVGKEQQGKLMNLVQKTLVEATEGISKEDVATTKRVLKMIASKNLATNWTTKKSDRKLAEDE
- a CDS encoding CDGSH iron-sulfur domain-containing protein → MAEIKILDNGPLVVDGATFVDGEGKKMETKEQVYLCRCGLSSNKPYCNGAHKGKFESEVRA